In Marinobacter sp. es.048, the following proteins share a genomic window:
- a CDS encoding DUF1365 domain-containing protein yields the protein MNSQWLEGTVRHRRKYPVQHEFSYSTGMLALDTDEWGQVAGVSPLFSLERFNWISLKRSDYFRPDTDDLSVAVRDRVEEATGWRPDGEVELITHPRYFGYVFNPVSFYFCYQSGECPADGVVPKVIVAQITNTPWHDRHAYCLETTGAEPNQAGWRTEQFGFSKRFHVSPFNGMDQHYEWTFSFRGPELRIHMNVLEEGRKHFDATLVVQRTPLTRKDVHRSLRKFPLEAFKVVAGIYWHALRLKLKGAPFYTHPDKLPEDDTAYRRGHDDSGLDVTSSETNDKIRGRVSSWRT from the coding sequence ATGAACAGCCAGTGGCTGGAGGGTACTGTCCGGCACAGACGGAAGTACCCGGTCCAACATGAATTCAGCTACAGCACCGGCATGCTGGCCCTGGACACCGATGAGTGGGGTCAGGTTGCCGGAGTCAGTCCGCTTTTCTCCCTGGAGCGGTTCAACTGGATCTCCCTGAAGCGCAGTGATTATTTTCGCCCGGACACTGATGACCTGTCGGTTGCTGTTCGCGATCGCGTAGAAGAAGCCACCGGCTGGCGCCCGGACGGTGAAGTGGAACTGATCACCCACCCCCGCTACTTCGGCTATGTGTTCAACCCGGTCAGTTTCTATTTCTGCTACCAATCCGGGGAATGCCCCGCTGATGGCGTGGTTCCCAAAGTTATCGTCGCCCAGATTACCAACACGCCCTGGCACGATCGCCATGCCTACTGCCTGGAAACCACGGGAGCTGAGCCCAACCAGGCCGGTTGGCGCACCGAGCAGTTTGGCTTCAGCAAGCGTTTTCATGTGTCGCCGTTCAATGGCATGGACCAGCATTACGAGTGGACGTTCAGTTTCCGTGGCCCGGAGCTCAGAATTCACATGAATGTTCTGGAAGAGGGCCGCAAGCATTTTGATGCCACTCTGGTAGTCCAACGTACCCCTCTCACTCGTAAAGATGTGCATAGAAGTCTTCGAAAGTTTCCGCTTGAGGCGTTCAAGGTTGTGGCAGGTATTTACTGGCACGCTCTCCGCCTCAAGCTCAAGGGGGCACCGTTCTACACCCACCCCGACAAGCTGCCCGAAGACGATACCGCCTACCGCCGTGGGCACGATGATTCCGGGCTGGACGTCACCAGCTCTGAGACCAATGACAAGATTCGTGGAAGGGTAAGCTCATGGAGAACCTGA
- a CDS encoding HD domain-containing protein yields the protein MRRAVNDLLGAYDKLIMDPVHGGIPLYRHEIQVIDHPLFQRLRNICQNDILSLVFPGATHSRFLHSIGVMHVGTRMFRSMIDAYLRERQLSEQTDLSLSQLDAIDYLAKTIRLGCLLHDSGHSSFSHQFTQARRIRKLMSRPGRFRDLWRGVDYSAYHPEEPDELEHEHYSVRVAHDVLMAVDLESAGLFARDVIGIMETTTVRPSETFCRHARTFWAFIAGEDAAAGSPLSENIPGLVMDLLSSIVSGEIDADRADYMLRDGFHSSVTIGGFNLDHLLSNLRFGWDVSEPWLGLAITQKGLGALEDFVYSRHQMYRKVYAHKTALGFDWLLREAINEVLDDPENFEWVDTCLSDMAYFAELTDNFFWEAFRKVARKHPKSFSFCIVNRVKLNHLDTGEDFSARGIERHSAWLAGELSLNPAQVVTCSMRARFSNIQDNFNGIKVLVREPIHRTRSLRKITDVSAFFSKFSDGTITHFYTRPDVTTGSPTSLTE from the coding sequence ATGCGACGTGCCGTTAACGATCTTCTCGGAGCCTATGACAAGTTGATCATGGATCCGGTTCACGGAGGGATTCCCCTTTACCGGCATGAAATCCAGGTGATCGACCACCCGCTTTTCCAGCGACTTCGAAACATCTGCCAGAACGACATTCTGAGCCTGGTCTTTCCGGGCGCGACCCACTCGCGGTTCCTGCACAGTATCGGCGTGATGCATGTGGGCACCCGGATGTTCCGGTCGATGATTGACGCCTATTTGAGAGAACGCCAGCTGAGCGAGCAGACGGACCTGAGCCTGAGCCAGCTGGACGCGATCGACTACCTGGCCAAAACCATTCGGCTGGGTTGCCTGCTGCACGACAGTGGCCATTCCAGCTTTTCCCACCAGTTCACCCAGGCCCGACGGATCCGGAAACTGATGTCGCGGCCCGGTCGTTTCCGGGATCTCTGGCGCGGCGTGGATTACTCTGCCTATCACCCGGAAGAGCCCGATGAACTGGAGCACGAACACTATTCAGTGCGTGTGGCCCACGATGTGCTCATGGCAGTAGATCTTGAGAGTGCCGGTCTCTTCGCCCGGGACGTTATCGGCATTATGGAAACCACAACGGTAAGACCCAGCGAGACATTTTGCCGCCATGCCCGGACTTTCTGGGCCTTTATTGCCGGAGAGGATGCCGCCGCCGGATCACCTCTGAGCGAGAACATTCCGGGCCTGGTGATGGACCTTCTGTCGTCCATTGTATCCGGTGAGATCGACGCCGACCGCGCCGATTATATGCTCCGTGACGGATTCCACTCGTCAGTCACCATCGGCGGTTTCAATCTGGATCACCTGTTGAGCAACCTGCGTTTCGGTTGGGATGTGTCCGAGCCCTGGCTCGGACTGGCGATCACCCAGAAAGGCCTGGGTGCGCTTGAGGATTTTGTTTATAGCCGGCACCAAATGTACCGGAAGGTGTATGCCCACAAGACTGCACTCGGCTTTGACTGGCTGCTTCGGGAAGCAATCAATGAAGTACTGGATGACCCGGAGAATTTTGAATGGGTGGATACCTGCCTGAGCGATATGGCCTATTTTGCGGAGCTTACCGACAACTTTTTCTGGGAGGCATTCCGGAAAGTGGCCCGCAAACACCCGAAGAGCTTCTCCTTCTGCATTGTGAACCGGGTGAAGCTGAACCATCTGGATACCGGGGAAGACTTTTCAGCCAGAGGTATTGAGCGGCACAGCGCCTGGTTGGCCGGAGAACTCTCCCTTAATCCGGCCCAGGTCGTGACCTGTTCGATGCGGGCGCGGTTTTCCAACATCCAGGACAATTTCAACGGGATTAAAGTGCTGGTGCGCGAACCCATTCACCGCACCCGTTCACTGAGGAAAATCACCGATGTGAGCGCCTTCTTCAGCAAATTCAGTGACGGCACCATCACCCATTTCTACACTCGCCCGGATGTCACCACCGGCAGCCCGACTTCGCTCACCGAGTAG
- a CDS encoding NAD(P)/FAD-dependent oxidoreductase → MFNQTFDSPLIRRIAIVGSGLAGLTAAIQLQGLGHHITVFEKSRGPGGRLAAKRVTGGSADLGAQYFTSRNPEFLPFLRKFAGPDSFGRWQGRFGFQADADKWESFPQETRYVGTPRMTAITRALSEHARVVTETRVGKLARNDQSWAISDTDGNHLGDFDAVIITAPPAQARELLADSGLKNLASHLDDPVSRVLPCWAVAAHFPVSPWVYHEGMRCRHPALFWVANNSSKPGREDEGQWWVLHASPAWTEAHVDTPADQVADKLLAAFRETTGFDTGPDEVVTHRWLYARSEGGEQPGHLWFPDYRLGLAGDWLSGGRVEGAFDSACGLVAELNALAATR, encoded by the coding sequence ATGTTTAATCAAACCTTTGATTCTCCACTTATACGCCGTATCGCTATTGTTGGTTCAGGCCTCGCCGGGCTGACAGCCGCGATCCAACTGCAGGGCCTCGGCCATCACATCACCGTTTTTGAAAAGAGCCGGGGACCGGGTGGCAGGCTAGCGGCAAAACGTGTAACCGGCGGATCAGCCGACTTGGGCGCGCAATACTTCACCTCCCGAAATCCCGAATTCCTGCCTTTTCTTCGCAAATTTGCCGGGCCAGACAGTTTCGGACGTTGGCAAGGCCGGTTTGGTTTCCAGGCGGATGCCGATAAGTGGGAATCCTTCCCTCAGGAAACCCGTTACGTGGGTACACCGCGCATGACGGCCATAACCCGGGCGCTGTCCGAGCACGCAAGGGTTGTCACTGAAACGCGTGTTGGCAAATTGGCCCGAAACGACCAGTCTTGGGCCATCTCCGATACCGACGGGAACCATTTGGGAGACTTTGATGCGGTGATCATTACCGCGCCACCGGCACAGGCCCGGGAGCTGCTGGCGGACAGTGGCCTTAAAAATCTGGCTTCCCATCTTGACGATCCGGTGAGCAGGGTCCTGCCGTGCTGGGCCGTTGCAGCCCATTTCCCGGTGTCGCCCTGGGTTTATCATGAAGGTATGCGCTGCCGGCACCCGGCGTTGTTCTGGGTGGCCAACAATTCCAGCAAACCGGGCCGGGAGGATGAGGGTCAGTGGTGGGTGTTGCACGCCAGTCCGGCGTGGACGGAAGCGCATGTTGATACACCCGCCGACCAAGTTGCCGACAAGCTTCTGGCGGCTTTTCGTGAAACTACCGGCTTTGATACCGGCCCGGATGAAGTTGTCACGCATCGATGGCTTTATGCCCGCTCCGAAGGCGGAGAACAGCCCGGCCACCTCTGGTTCCCGGATTACAGGCTTGGGTTGGCCGGCGACTGGCTCAGCGGTGGTCGGGTTGAGGGCGCGTTCGACAGCGCCTGCGGGCTGGTTGCCGAGCTGAACGCCTTGGCTGCTACTCGGTGA
- a CDS encoding SixA phosphatase family protein, which yields MQLLIMRHGEAGWHTLDQERELTESGRLGVAEVAARIAESPWRPKLIWSSPYVRARQTAAIVSEILNCPVEEKMFITPDDDPGECLDALIEQHESPLMIVSHMPLVGGLATLLVDAHRRGIPFMTSQAVMLDMPVVGPGCADLKAQFLP from the coding sequence TTGCAACTGCTCATCATGCGCCACGGCGAAGCTGGCTGGCATACGCTGGATCAGGAGCGTGAACTGACCGAATCCGGCAGGCTGGGTGTTGCCGAGGTTGCTGCCCGTATCGCGGAGTCTCCCTGGCGACCAAAGTTGATCTGGAGCAGTCCCTATGTAAGGGCCCGGCAAACCGCCGCTATTGTGTCCGAGATCCTTAATTGTCCCGTTGAAGAGAAGATGTTCATTACCCCGGATGACGACCCCGGCGAATGCCTTGACGCGCTGATCGAACAGCACGAATCGCCCTTAATGATTGTCTCCCACATGCCGCTGGTCGGGGGGCTGGCCACCCTTCTGGTAGATGCGCACCGTAGGGGCATCCCGTTCATGACCTCCCAGGCGGTGATGCTCGACATGCCAGTGGTTGGCCCCGGTTGCGCAGACTTGAAAGCGCAGTTTCTGCCCTGA
- a CDS encoding STAS domain-containing protein — protein MAGYKILQAEKQGIYVLKFIGEIRLNLCSTLDNLVESITQDPQFKTVVIDLTETEIIDSTTLGLLAKIAMAAQKQSHFLPTLISTNPDITRIITSMGFDKIFIIVREPASRIEELEEIPVLRASEQQVRDKVLDAHKVLMGLNNRNREEFKNLVRALECEEPG, from the coding sequence ATGGCTGGTTACAAGATCCTGCAAGCTGAAAAACAGGGCATTTATGTCCTGAAGTTTATCGGGGAAATCCGGCTGAACCTGTGTTCGACGCTGGACAATCTGGTTGAGTCCATCACTCAGGACCCGCAGTTCAAAACCGTGGTGATCGACCTGACCGAAACCGAGATTATCGACAGCACTACCCTGGGCCTGCTGGCCAAAATAGCCATGGCGGCCCAGAAACAGAGCCATTTCCTGCCCACGCTGATTTCGACCAACCCTGACATTACCCGCATTATCACTTCCATGGGATTCGACAAGATTTTCATCATTGTCCGAGAACCCGCGTCCCGTATTGAAGAGCTTGAAGAAATACCTGTACTCAGGGCCAGCGAACAGCAGGTTCGGGACAAGGTTCTTGATGCCCACAAGGTTCTGATGGGGCTGAACAACCGAAACAGGGAAGAATTCAAGAATCTGGTGCGCGCTCTGGAATGTGAAGAGCCCGGTTAA
- a CDS encoding SDR family NAD(P)-dependent oxidoreductase encodes MSDRLQETSNIWITGASSGIGESVTRALARGGHRLVITGRRQGVLEELASVAPERIIPAAADATSKEDLQTIAGTLENNGDLNMVILNAGTCEYLDIAHYSSDVIEKNIYTNVIGTARCLDIALPALRRSRAKGQPATLVIVSSSAWWFPFGRAEGYGASKAALTYFAHALRADLAAEGIDVVVVSPGFVKTPLTDRNDFPMPFLVSAEDAAERIVSGLARGKNEIAFPKRFTWMLKALGALPRPLIDRISASLARKSNTEQENNG; translated from the coding sequence ATGAGTGATCGACTTCAGGAAACCTCGAACATCTGGATTACCGGAGCCAGCTCAGGTATTGGCGAATCCGTAACCCGCGCACTTGCACGCGGTGGTCACCGGCTTGTTATCACTGGTCGACGCCAGGGAGTGCTCGAGGAGCTTGCGTCCGTGGCGCCCGAGCGGATCATCCCCGCCGCCGCAGACGCCACCAGCAAGGAAGATCTTCAGACCATCGCCGGGACGCTGGAGAATAATGGCGACCTGAACATGGTTATTCTCAACGCTGGCACCTGTGAATATCTCGATATTGCCCATTACAGCAGTGATGTGATCGAAAAAAACATTTACACCAACGTGATTGGAACCGCTAGATGCCTGGATATTGCCCTGCCCGCGCTCCGGCGCAGTCGGGCAAAGGGCCAGCCGGCCACTCTGGTGATTGTCAGTTCGTCGGCCTGGTGGTTTCCCTTTGGTAGGGCAGAAGGTTACGGCGCTTCCAAAGCTGCCCTGACCTACTTTGCCCATGCCCTCAGGGCAGACCTTGCCGCCGAAGGCATCGACGTTGTGGTGGTTTCACCCGGGTTTGTGAAGACCCCACTGACCGACCGCAACGATTTCCCCATGCCCTTTCTGGTCTCGGCCGAGGATGCGGCGGAACGAATTGTCAGTGGCCTGGCGCGTGGTAAGAACGAAATAGCCTTCCCCAAGCGTTTTACCTGGATGTTGAAAGCGCTGGGCGCCCTTCCTCGGCCTTTGATCGACCGTATATCGGCCTCCTTGGCCCGTAAAAGCAACACCGAACAGGAAAACAATGGATGA
- a CDS encoding NAD(P)H-dependent glycerol-3-phosphate dehydrogenase: MSEQSMPQNSGATGPMHDVAVLGGGSFGTAMTKVLGENGHRVHFWMRGEAQAEEIRTTRVNSRYMPGIELAGDIQPTTDLADAVSKAETVFVAIPSKAFRAVIRENCDKFHDDQIVISLTKGIEEHGFKLMSEILQEEIPRCRTGVLSGPNLAGEIVNRDLTATVIAAKDPDVRRAVQDLLGCEYFRVYANVDVYGVELAGALKNIYAIVAGLASALEMGENAKAMLITRGLAEMSRFAVSLGANPMTFMGLAGVGDLIVTCTSSKSRNYRVGYAVGQGQKLDDAVADLGQVAEGIYTLKLVKEKAEAIGIYMPLVRGLYEILYDNASIKAVINSLMMSVQNSDVEFILPRTISQ; the protein is encoded by the coding sequence ATGTCTGAACAATCGATGCCTCAGAACTCTGGGGCAACCGGACCGATGCACGACGTGGCGGTTCTGGGCGGCGGCAGTTTTGGCACCGCCATGACCAAGGTGCTGGGCGAAAACGGTCATCGCGTGCACTTCTGGATGCGCGGTGAGGCCCAGGCCGAAGAGATTCGCACCACCCGTGTTAACAGCCGCTATATGCCGGGTATTGAACTGGCCGGTGATATACAGCCCACCACCGATCTTGCGGATGCCGTCAGCAAGGCAGAAACTGTGTTTGTCGCCATTCCCAGCAAGGCCTTTCGGGCCGTCATCCGCGAAAACTGCGATAAATTCCACGATGACCAGATTGTTATCAGCCTGACCAAGGGCATTGAAGAGCACGGCTTCAAGCTGATGAGCGAGATTCTCCAGGAAGAGATTCCGCGCTGTCGCACAGGCGTGCTAAGTGGACCCAATCTGGCGGGTGAGATTGTCAACCGGGACCTGACCGCTACCGTGATTGCCGCCAAGGACCCCGATGTGCGCCGTGCCGTTCAGGATCTGCTCGGCTGCGAATACTTCCGCGTTTACGCCAATGTGGATGTTTATGGCGTGGAACTCGCCGGAGCATTGAAGAATATTTATGCGATTGTCGCCGGTTTGGCGTCCGCCCTCGAGATGGGAGAGAACGCCAAGGCCATGCTGATCACCCGGGGCCTTGCCGAAATGAGCCGGTTTGCAGTAAGCCTTGGCGCCAACCCCATGACCTTTATGGGGCTGGCAGGTGTTGGCGACCTGATTGTGACCTGTACGTCCTCCAAGAGCCGAAACTATCGTGTGGGCTACGCAGTGGGGCAGGGCCAGAAGCTGGACGACGCCGTCGCCGACCTTGGGCAGGTTGCCGAGGGTATTTACACCCTGAAGCTGGTAAAGGAAAAGGCAGAGGCGATTGGCATCTACATGCCATTGGTCCGTGGGCTTTACGAGATTCTGTACGATAATGCCTCAATTAAAGCGGTTATCAACAGCCTGATGATGTCGGTCCAGAATTCCGACGTAGAGTTTATATTGCCGCGTACCATTAGCCAGTAG
- a CDS encoding nuclear transport factor 2 family protein, translating to MTTASKIEVGTRNSAVPATLDSFRALFNELDKGNLNKLSRVYSEDIRFQDPLSTVNGLDQLTHYFAGAYANVISCHFEFGEAVVQGECAAVPWVMHLRHKRIRKGQEVHVQGISHLEIRDGMVCYHRDYFDAGEMLYENLPVVGRLIRWIKDQAG from the coding sequence ATGACAACCGCCTCTAAGATAGAAGTAGGTACGCGTAACTCGGCGGTGCCGGCAACTCTCGACAGTTTCAGGGCCCTGTTCAACGAACTGGACAAGGGTAATCTGAACAAGCTCTCCCGGGTCTACAGCGAGGATATCCGATTCCAGGATCCCCTTAGCACGGTAAATGGGCTTGACCAACTGACTCATTATTTTGCCGGGGCCTATGCCAACGTAATCTCCTGTCACTTCGAATTCGGTGAAGCAGTTGTTCAAGGGGAGTGTGCTGCAGTGCCCTGGGTCATGCATTTGCGTCACAAGCGCATTCGCAAAGGCCAAGAAGTTCACGTTCAAGGCATCAGCCACCTGGAGATCCGCGATGGCATGGTCTGCTACCACCGCGATTACTTCGATGCAGGGGAAATGCTCTACGAAAACCTGCCGGTGGTTGGCAGGTTGATTCGCTGGATCAAGGATCAGGCAGGATGA
- a CDS encoding acyl-CoA desaturase, whose translation MTRMQHWLTNILRWFDSEAGSDHIDTSSRSLNFLRVIPFIALHLACLLAFYTGVSAFAIGFAIAFFLVRMFAITGFYHRYFAHKTFKTSRPAQFVFAVLGASAAQRGPLWWAAHHRHHHQHSDDVQDLHSPHQGGFWWSHMGWFTCDAGFATDERRIRDWLKFPELKLINRFDALVPALAAVGIYALGEALAAWAPGLGTTGLQLLVWGFFVSTVVLFHATVSINSLSHVWGKRRFETSDDSRNNFWLALLTLGEGWHNNHHRWPQSVRQGFRWYEIDITWYGLWLMSKLGIIWELNPIPKHIQEETRELDRMRRSRQ comes from the coding sequence ATGACCCGAATGCAGCATTGGCTTACAAACATTCTGAGGTGGTTCGATTCCGAAGCGGGTTCGGATCACATAGACACCTCGTCCAGATCACTCAATTTTCTACGGGTTATTCCGTTCATTGCGCTCCATCTGGCATGCCTTCTGGCCTTTTACACTGGAGTTAGCGCCTTCGCCATCGGGTTTGCGATCGCGTTTTTCCTCGTGCGCATGTTCGCGATTACCGGATTCTACCATCGTTACTTTGCCCACAAGACGTTCAAAACCAGCCGTCCTGCCCAGTTTGTGTTCGCCGTTCTTGGAGCCAGCGCTGCCCAGCGCGGTCCATTATGGTGGGCGGCTCATCACCGGCATCATCATCAGCACTCGGATGACGTACAGGATCTCCACTCGCCTCATCAGGGTGGTTTCTGGTGGTCGCACATGGGCTGGTTCACCTGTGACGCCGGCTTCGCGACCGACGAACGCCGGATTCGCGATTGGCTCAAGTTTCCCGAACTCAAGCTGATAAACCGGTTCGATGCGCTCGTACCTGCCCTGGCCGCCGTCGGCATCTACGCCCTGGGCGAAGCTCTTGCAGCCTGGGCGCCAGGCCTCGGGACCACTGGCCTGCAGCTGCTCGTTTGGGGCTTCTTTGTCTCAACAGTGGTGCTGTTTCACGCCACAGTTTCGATCAATTCGCTCTCCCATGTCTGGGGCAAGCGCCGATTCGAGACTTCGGACGACAGCCGGAATAACTTCTGGCTGGCATTGCTTACCCTTGGAGAAGGTTGGCACAACAATCATCACCGCTGGCCTCAGTCCGTTCGCCAGGGTTTCCGGTGGTATGAAATTGACATCACCTGGTATGGACTGTGGTTGATGTCCAAGCTGGGCATCATTTGGGAGCTGAACCCCATACCCAAGCATATTCAGGAAGAAACACGCGAACTGGATAGAATGAGAAGGAGCAGGCAATGA
- a CDS encoding PP2C family protein-serine/threonine phosphatase has translation MTSRTERILIIDADEKARTDLARYLEARGFYVTGYPDLAGAKALFDDNIPDVIFADLSPEAIRDLANRLEEAETFTPIVACSSSEASADVVSALRAGAADFVLKPCNDDKGALDDVLGKLFDRVRVNRLNQLYRQELEEANRDLRDGIAELRADQRAGRKVQLRMLPEHEQVMSGLHVDHMIKPSLYLSGDFLDYFRISDDKVLVYIADVSGHGASSAFVTVLLKNLTNRLQRNLRRGSSEDILYPDRFLERINTELLDTGLGKHVTVFVGIISLSERKLNYAVGAHFPMPILSFEGGETAFLEGSGLPVGLFETPEWEVYEVPLNKPFHLTLFSDGILEVIREKGLDEKERTLLELVSGGRHTIASLGEALSLDQITELPDDIAIVSVTDTINGSDNTPSK, from the coding sequence ATGACCTCGCGCACCGAGCGCATACTTATAATAGACGCCGATGAAAAGGCCCGTACGGATCTCGCCCGGTACCTTGAAGCGAGGGGGTTCTACGTGACCGGTTACCCGGATCTTGCCGGCGCAAAGGCACTGTTTGACGATAACATTCCCGACGTCATCTTTGCAGATCTGTCTCCGGAGGCCATCCGGGACCTCGCCAATCGTCTTGAAGAAGCCGAAACCTTCACCCCTATTGTCGCCTGTTCATCGAGTGAAGCCAGTGCTGATGTGGTCAGCGCGCTCCGGGCCGGCGCCGCGGATTTTGTCCTGAAACCCTGCAACGACGACAAGGGCGCTCTGGATGATGTCCTCGGGAAACTGTTTGACCGGGTCCGGGTCAACCGGCTGAACCAGCTTTACCGGCAGGAATTGGAAGAGGCGAACCGGGATCTTCGGGACGGCATTGCCGAACTCAGGGCAGACCAGCGGGCCGGCCGGAAGGTCCAGTTACGGATGCTGCCTGAGCACGAGCAGGTAATGAGTGGCTTGCACGTGGATCACATGATCAAGCCGTCGCTCTATCTGAGCGGTGACTTCCTGGACTACTTCCGTATTTCAGACGACAAAGTGCTGGTTTACATCGCTGATGTCTCAGGCCACGGCGCCAGCTCGGCGTTCGTGACGGTACTGCTGAAAAACCTGACGAACCGGCTGCAGCGAAACCTGCGTCGCGGTTCCAGTGAGGACATCCTGTACCCGGACCGCTTCCTGGAGCGCATCAACACAGAGCTGCTGGATACAGGCCTCGGGAAACACGTAACCGTGTTCGTTGGCATTATTTCCCTGAGTGAGCGTAAATTGAATTACGCAGTGGGCGCACATTTCCCGATGCCCATTCTGTCCTTCGAGGGAGGGGAGACGGCCTTTCTCGAGGGTAGCGGGCTGCCGGTGGGGCTGTTCGAGACCCCGGAGTGGGAGGTGTATGAAGTACCCCTGAACAAACCCTTTCACCTGACCCTTTTTTCGGATGGAATTCTGGAAGTTATCCGGGAAAAAGGTTTGGATGAAAAGGAACGGACACTACTTGAACTCGTATCGGGAGGTCGTCACACTATCGCCTCCCTTGGCGAAGCTCTGAGTCTCGATCAGATCACAGAGCTACCGGACGATATCGCTATCGTATCGGTAACTGATACCATTAATGGATCAGATAACACCCCGTCGAAATAG
- a CDS encoding NAD(P)/FAD-dependent oxidoreductase, which produces MSSERQRIAVIGAGVSGLTAAWLLAEKHEVQVFEAGDYAGGHTNTEPVEAGGQTWPVNTGFIVFNDWTYPNFIKLMERLGVPSEVSDMSFSVDCSNTGLQYNGTSLNTLFAQRRNLLNLPFLKMVREILRFNKETRADLEAGNINNDETLGEYLNRNGYSRYFRNYYVVPMGAAIWSAPEIILEQFPIRFFLQFFNNHGMLSVDDRPTWRVISGGSAQYVKKMMERLGDATHLNSPVDRVVRDENGVTVSVKGHDHQFDQVIFACHSDQALAMLADPTDKERDILGAMAYQNNDVVLHTDSSVLPDNRRAWAAWNYFIPTHSTEPVSVTYNMNILQNFHDAPETFCVTLNRSRDINPEKVIKRFEYAHPVFTLDAVAAQERYDEIGDQNRTHYCGAYWFNGFHEDGVRSALRVTRAFGVEL; this is translated from the coding sequence ATGAGTAGTGAGCGTCAGCGGATTGCTGTCATTGGGGCCGGCGTTTCTGGCCTCACGGCTGCTTGGCTTTTGGCCGAGAAACACGAGGTTCAGGTTTTTGAGGCAGGCGACTATGCCGGCGGTCACACCAATACCGAGCCGGTCGAAGCCGGTGGCCAAACCTGGCCGGTAAACACGGGGTTTATCGTATTCAACGACTGGACCTACCCCAATTTCATCAAGTTGATGGAGCGGCTTGGTGTGCCCTCGGAAGTCAGCGACATGAGCTTCAGCGTGGATTGCAGCAACACTGGCCTGCAATACAACGGCACCAGCCTGAACACCCTCTTCGCCCAGCGCCGGAACCTGCTGAATCTGCCGTTCCTGAAAATGGTGCGGGAGATTCTGCGCTTCAACAAGGAAACCCGGGCAGACCTGGAGGCGGGTAACATTAACAATGATGAGACCCTTGGCGAATATCTGAACAGGAATGGTTATTCCCGTTATTTCAGGAATTACTATGTCGTTCCCATGGGTGCGGCCATCTGGTCAGCGCCGGAGATCATTCTGGAACAGTTTCCAATCCGATTCTTCCTGCAGTTTTTTAACAATCACGGCATGCTGTCCGTGGATGACCGCCCCACCTGGCGAGTGATATCCGGTGGTTCCGCCCAGTACGTAAAAAAGATGATGGAACGCCTGGGCGATGCTACGCACCTGAACAGCCCTGTCGACAGGGTGGTCAGGGATGAAAATGGCGTGACCGTCTCGGTAAAGGGCCACGATCATCAGTTCGATCAGGTGATTTTTGCGTGCCACAGCGATCAGGCGCTTGCCATGCTGGCAGACCCGACAGACAAGGAGCGGGATATCCTGGGTGCGATGGCCTATCAGAACAACGATGTGGTGCTCCACACCGACAGCAGCGTGTTGCCGGATAACCGCCGCGCCTGGGCTGCCTGGAACTACTTTATTCCGACCCACAGCACGGAACCTGTCTCCGTTACCTACAATATGAACATTTTGCAGAATTTCCACGATGCACCGGAAACCTTCTGTGTGACCCTCAACCGAAGCCGGGATATCAACCCCGAAAAAGTTATCAAACGCTTCGAGTACGCTCACCCTGTGTTCACCCTGGACGCGGTGGCCGCCCAGGAACGCTACGATGAGATCGGTGACCAGAATCGCACCCATTACTGCGGTGCCTACTGGTTCAACGGGTTCCACGAAGACGGCGTTCGCAGTGCGCTGCGGGTCACCCGGGCCTTCGGGGTGGAGCTTTGA